The window GCACTGGTGTTAATGGGTATCGTTGCAGTTTTGTCCGCAAATCAGTTTGACTGGATTGCTTTGCGTAGCAACGGGTGGATCCGTTTTGCTATTTTGCTGGGTATTATTTTGACCTGCATGGTGACGTACTTTGCTTCTTTGTTTGTAATGGGATTTCGCCTGAAAGATTTTCGTAAAAGCGAGCGCTGAAGCATAAACATGTGCATGTGTTAGCAGATGTATTGACGCATGTATTAGCGTATATCAAAGCGCATGTAAAAACGTCGCTCCAGTTTTTTCTGGAACGACGTTAGGTGAGACTGGTTAAGCGAGAATTGTTAAGTGACATTTACTAAGTGACCGCTAGTAAGTAATATCTACCAAGCGGTAGTCACTAATTGATCTGATGTAATTCAGATCAATCCAGCGGATTAGCTACCCAATCTATCCCACTTATCAATTGCGACTAGCAAGATTTCATCAATCTCGGCAAAACGATCGTTCAGCTTTTTGACTTCATCTGACGAATTATTTTTGTAGAAATCGCTATCAGCCAAAGTTTCAGTAATCGCTTCTTGTTCTGCTTCAAGCTTGGCGATGTAGGCTGGCAATTCATCTAATTCTTTTTGCTCTTTGTAGCTGAGTTTCTTTTTGGCTGCCAGTGCTACTTTCGGTTCTACTTTAACTTCTGATGGCGATGCATTCTTCACTTTTTTTGTGACGGGGACGCTATTGCGATAACGCTCCCAATCACTGTAACCACCAATAAATTCGCCCCATTGTCCATCGCCTTCTGCCACGATGACTTGTGTGACGACATTGTCCAAAAAGGTTCTATCATGGCTGACCAAGAAGACCGTACCATCGTAGTCTTCCAGCAGTTCTTCCAGTAATTCTAAGGTATCAATATCCAGATCATTGGTTGGCTCATCCAACACCAAAACGTTGGCTGGTTTGGCAAACAAACGGGCTAGCAGCAGGCGATTACGTTCACCACCAGACAATGACTTCACCGGAGAACGAGCGCGTTCTGGGGCGAACAAAAAGTCGCCCAAGTAAGACATCACGTGTTTGCGCTGGCCATTGATTTCGACAAAATCACTACCCGGAGAAATAGTCTCTGCCAAGCTCATTTCATCATCTAACTGAGCACGCATTTGATCAAAATAGGCGATTTGTAATTTGCTACCTTGTTTGATGGTGCCGCTGTCCGGCTCATCTTGCCCGAGAATTAATTTCAGCAGGCTTGTTTTACCCGCACCATTTGGACCAATCAAACCAATCTTATCGCCGCGCATGATGATGCTGGAGAAATCGGTAACGATGACTTTTTCGCCAAATGATTTGCAGACGTTTTCCAGTTCCGCGACGATCTTGCCTGAACGTTCGCCAGTAGTGACATCCAGTTTGACCTGACCTTGCTGATCCCGGCGCACGCTACGTTGCGCACGCAGATTTTCCAAACGTTTGACACGACCCTCGTCACGTACGCGGCGCGCTTTGACGCCTTTACGTATCCAGACTTCTTCTTGTGCTAAAAATTTGTCGAACTTGGCATTCTCAACTTCCTCATTTTCCAACTGTTCTTCTTTGCGCGTTTGATACGTCGTGAAGTTGCCGGGGTAAGAGGTAATTTTGCCGCGGTCTAACTCAATAATTCGTGTCGTGACATTATCCAGGAAGCTACGGTCATGGGTAATAAACAGCACGCTACCTTTGAAGTCGCGCAATAAAGCTTCTAACCATTGAATAGACGAGAAATCCAAATGGTTAGTCGGTTCATCCAGAAGCAACACATCGGGCGCACTGACCAAGGCACATGCTAGCGCGACACGTTTTTTCATCCCGCCAGAGAGCGTACTCATGATCGCATCTGCGCTCAGATTTAGCTTGTCTAAGGTAGTCTCAACCTTATTAGTCAGACTCCATGCATCTGCCGCATCCAGTTTGATCTGGATGTCATGCATACGCTCCATCAAAGCGTCATCATTGTCGCCACCAAACTGACCGGTCAGCTCTTCATATTCTTGCAAAAGCGCAGCCATCTCGCCCATACCGGATGCCACCGCATCAAAGACTCTGATGTCAGGCGAAAATTGTGGCTCTTGTTCGACATACGCGATCTTGATGCCTTGCTGCATGACGAGTAAGCCATCATCCAATTTGGACGTGCCCGCAATAATTTTGAGCAAAGAAGATTTGCCTGTACCGTTGCGACCGATCAGACCGACGCGTTCTGCGGTCTCAATAGAAAATTCTGCATGATCGAGCAGGGCGACGTGACCGAATGCCAATTGGGCATTGCTGAGAGAAATGACTGCCATAATTACCTGGTGAACAAAAAGATGAACTGATTAGAGCGTTTGCAGATGAGACAATTTTCTTAAATACGACCGAAATTGACGGTAATCTGCTGCAATTGGATGAATAAAGGCAGTATTGTACTTGAGTGCGTGACCTCATAGAGAAAGCGCACCTCTAAAAACAGCCGAATTGATTGTTCAGCCCCGCTCAGGTAAGATGCGGCTTCTTCCAAAGAGCAAGTAATACTCCAGCTCGATTAGCGTCTCTCCGTAGCACAATGGATAGTGCACATGCCTCCTAAGCGTGGGATACTGGTTCGATTCCAGTCGGAGGGACCAAAGCCATGCTGCATTATTCTCAAATCAAAAAATATCTGGTTGTAGTGGCGCAAACAATCACGCGTTGTCTATCATTCACCTATTTGCCATCCAAGCTCATTGGCATACTGTAATAAACTCAAATTCCGAGATATTATTTTTTATCTCAGAAATACAGTAAATAGTTTGGGATGATTGATTGCCGTCGCGTTGATGCATCGGCATAGAATTGGGCTCGGTGCTGACCTTGTCCTAATCGGGCAAGGCGCACCTGGCTGCCATCGGGCATATCGGTTGCACGTACAGCAGATATAGCTATCTTACGGCTGAAGTATTACGGCGTTATGACTAGGATCAAACTAGCTTCAAACTCAAAAGCCCGGCGTAATCACTATCGGATTAAACTTGTCGTAAGAAATTGGCAAAATAGAAATTTCTGCACGAAATAAATACAGGTATAACTAAAGTATTAAAATACTCGCCTGACATTTTTATATTAATTACAGAGAGAGACAAATGGCAAAAGCATCATTTCATTGGGACGATCCTTTATTGTTGTCATCGCAGTTGACTGATGACGAGCGCATGGTGCAAGAGGCTGCACGTGTGTATTGTCAGGAGAAGCTGGCACCTCGGGTATTGGATGCCTTCCGTAATGAGAAAACGGATCCGGCAATTTTTCGTGAAATGGGTGAACTGGGTTTGCTCGGTTCGACCATCCCTACAGAATACGGCGGTGCTGGTCTTAACTATGTTTGTTATGGTCTGGTGGCCCGCGAGGTAGAGCGGATTGACTCTGGTTATCGCTCAATGATGAGTGTGCAAAGCTCGCTGGTGATGGTGCCGATCAATGAATTTGGTAGTGAGGCGCAGAAGCAAAAATATCTGCCTAAGTTAGCTACCGGTGAATGGATTGGTTGTTTTGGTTTGACTGAACCTGATCACGGCTCTGACCCCGGCAGTATGGTAACGCGGGCGAAAACTGTCCCCGGCGGATACGCGCTGAGCGGTGCCAAAATGTGGATCAGCAATAGCCCGATCGCCGATGTATTTGTAGTGTGGGCGAAGACCGATGATGGTCGTATCCGCGGCTTTATTTTGGAAAAAGGCTGGAAGGGTTTATCCGCACCGGCGATCCACGGTAAGGTGGGTTTGCGTGCCTCGATTACCGGTGAAATCGTGATGGACAATGTATTTGTCCCTGAAGAAAATCTGATGCCGAATGTCGAGGGTTTAAAGGGCCCATTCACTTGCCTGAATTCTGCGCGCTATGGTATTGCCTGGGGTGCTTTGGGTGCGGCAGAATTTTGCTGGCACACCGCGCGTCAATACACGATGGATCGTATGCAATTTGGTCGTCCACTCGCTGCGAATCAATTGATTCAGAAAAAACTGGCTGACATGCAAACTGAAATCACGATGGCCTTGCAAGGTTGCTTACGTTTGGGACGTATGAAAGATGAGGGCATTGCTTCGGTGGAAATTACCTCGATCATGAAGCGTAATTCTTGCGGAAAATCATTAGATATCGCTCGTATGGCACGTGATATGTTGGGTGGCAACGGTATCTCGGATGAGTTTGGCGTGGCACGCCATCTGGTGAATCTGGAAGTGGTGAATACTTATGAAGGTACACACGATATTCATGCTTTGATTTTGGGTCGTGCCCAGACTGGTATTGCGGCGTTTTAAATTTCTTAGGTAGTTTTAGCGGAATGACGTTTGTGCTTAAATCTAGTTGAAGAAATCAGTAGTTGATATCAAAACCCGAGATCAAAACCCGAGATCAAAATCGAAAGCAGGTAACTAGCTTGTTGCCTGGTTTTTCTATTGTCTGTCCCGACAATTTTAGATGATGGATTGTTCTGAAACACCCCTTTATTTTTTCGTCAATTGTTGTCGTGAGTTTTTGGGTTAGGTGTGTGTAGCGCATATTCGGCAACTTTCGACTGGTTGGTCAAAAGGCAGAATGCTATCGCATCTGACCCTTTGACCTTTTATTCAATGTTGCTCTTCGTACTTGAATCCGTCGGGTGATTTTATAAGGCCGTGCGGAGCGCAAATAGTTCTGGGAACAACACGACATCCAACATTTTGCGCAGATAGCTGACGCCTGCTGTGCCGCCGGTGCCGACTTTGAAACCGATAATCCGCTCCACCGTAGTCACGTGGCGGAAGCGCCAGATGCGGAAAGCGGTTTCCATATCGACTAATTTTTCTGCTAGTTCGTATAGCACCCAATGTTGCTCTGGCTGCTGGTACACCTGTAACCAGGCGGTTTTGACGGACTCGTTTGGCTCGACATTAAGCGTCCAGTCTTGCGCTAAACGTGCTGCATCAATGGCAAATCCCTGGCGTGCCATGAGCATGATGGCTTCGTCATAGATCGAGGGCGCATGCAACGCATCGGACAAGCTGGTATGTGCTTCAGTATTGGTTTCATGCACGCTCAGTAGGCTAGCGTTTTTATTCCCGAGTAAAAATTCCAGCTCACGGTATTGATGTGACTGAAAGCCAGATGAGTTGCCCAGATACGGCCGGATGGCGGTGTATTCGCTTGGCGTCATGGTTGCAAGGACATCCCATGCATGCACCAGTTGGTCCATGATGCGGGCAACCCGCGAGAGCATTTTAAATGCCGGTGGTAAATCGCCAGCGCGCAATTGCGCGCGCACCGCGTGTAGTTCATGCAGCATTAGCTTGATCCAGAGTTCGCTGGTTTGATGCTGGATGATGAACAGCATTTCATTATGGTTGGGCGAGCGTGGATGTTGTGCAGACAGGATTTGATTCAGGCCTAGATAGTCGCCATAGCTCATGTCATTTTTAAAATCCATTTTGGCGCCATGCCAAGAGACGGGGCATTTGCCTTCAGTTGCGCTGGTCGTGCCGGGAGCTTGTTCTGTGCTGTCGTTATTGATATCGCTAGTCATAATGAGTGTTTTATTTAGTAATCGAGGAGGCGTTTTAGCTTGATATCGGATTGCTCAAGTTACTGCATGACGCTCTGCATTTAACTCATAAGCTTGCGATTCCAGAATATCGCGCAAGCCTTCAACTGCATCCCATACATCGACAAAACTGGTGTAGAGCGGGGTAAAACCAAAGCGCATGATGGCAGGCTCGCGATAATCACCAATAATGCCGCGGGCGATCAGCGCTTGCATTACCGCATAGCCGTGCGGATGGGTAAAACTGACATGGCTGCCGCGCCGCGCCTGATCGCGCGGCGTAACCAACTCCAAGGATTGATTGGCGCAACGTGATTCGACCAATTGAATAAACAGTTCGGTCAGCGCTAAGGATTTTGCACGGATCGCAGCCATCGAGGTTTTACTAAATACTGCCAGACCTGATTCCACCATCGCCAAAGAGACAATCGGCTGTGTGCCACACAGCGCTCTGCGGATACCCGGTGTGCCAACAAACGACGGTGCCATTTCAAATGGTGTTGTATGACCCCACCACCCAGACAGAGGATGAGAAAACGCTGCCTGGTGGCGCGCTGCCACCCAGATAAATGCCGGAGCACCTGGCCCGCCGTTTAAATATTTATAAGTACATCCCACGGCAAAATCCGCTTGTGCCTGATTTAATTCCACTTGCACCGCACCGGCTGAATGTGCCAGATCCCATAGCATTAGAGCTCCTTGTGCATGCGCGTGCGCAGTCACTGCGACCATGTCATGTAAATAGCCACTGCGGTAATTCGCATGAGTCAGCATCACGACCGCGGTAGTCTGGTCGATCGCCGCCGCCAATTGGTCTGGTGTGTCTACCAGTTTGATTTGATAACCACGATCCAGCCAGCGGGTAATGCCCTCCGCCATATAGATATCAGTCGGGAAGTTACTGCGTTCGGTGACGATGACTTTACGATCGGCTGTAACAGGATTGCTGGCCTGAAGATGCAAAGCCGCCGCCAGCGCTTTAAATAAATTGATCGAGGTCGAATCCGTCACCACCACTTCATCCGGCGCGGCGCCAATCAGTGGCGCCAGCATGTCGCCCAGACGAGATGGCAAATCAAACCAACCTGCTTTATTCCAACTCTTGATCAGATCATTACCCCATTCCTGACGGATCACTTCTTGCGCTCTGGTCAGCGACGCTTTTGGCATTGCGCCGAGTGAGTTACCGTCGAGATAAATCACGTCCTTGGGCAAATCAAATTCTTCGCGCAAAGTGGCAAGAGGATCTTGTACATCGAGGTCGAGGCAATGCTGGCGGTGTAGTGTGGTCATGGCGATTTAAAATGAGTATGGTTAAAAATTGAGCGAACGATGATTTTGACGAGAGCTTATTTTTGTAGCTATTTAAAGCGAACGAAGAATTGCACGAACTGGACTCGCATCCAGTCCCGCCAGTTTGAGTGGCAGAGCAATCAGCTCATAATCGCCCGCGCTGACCGCATCCAGCACGATGCCTTCTAAGATCGCCATCTGATGCTTTTTTACGGCCAAGTGGCAATCCATCGTTTTTGAATCCTGTGGATCGAGCGAGGGCGTATCAATCCCAATCAGACGCACGCCGTGGCTTGCCAACAGGTCTATAGTGGCAGGTGCAATATAAGGAAAATGATCATCCCATTCAGTCTGCGGTGCGGCAAAGTAAGTACGTAATAAAACCCGCGGCGGAGTACCCGCCAGTTGCGCCGCGATATGTTCAGGCTCTACTCGCTGACGGCCAATGCAATGGATGACGCGACAAGCACCGATATACGTCGTCAAATCAACTTGATCAATCGCTTTGCCAGCGGCATCGTAATGCGAAGGTGCATCGCAATGCGCACCCGTGTGAGTGGACATGCTGATCTTACTGACTTTGACCGGACAGCCGGCTTCAATTTGCCAAGTGGCCTCTGCCTTGTAAGCGGTGTCCCCTGGCCATACGGGCATACCGCTTTGCAGTGCAGGGGAGATATCCCAAATTTGTGGATTTTTTTGTTGCGGTTTTTGGTGATCAGAAGCTGACATCGATGTCTCCATCAGAGAAAAATATGCCAGTAAGTTTATTCCCAAATGAAAAAATTGTTCTTGCAAATTGAGGTGGTTAAACCCGCTTATGTAGAATAAACTGCGAAAAAATACTCAATTAATGATGGAATGTACGGAGATAGTCAAAATGCAGCTAGATGCAACGGATATTAAAATTTTGCACTACCTGCAAACCGACGGACGCATCAGCAATCAGGAGCTGGCTGACAAGGTGTTTTTATCGCCATCTTCTTGCCTGCGTCGGGTACGACTGCTGGAAGAAAGCGGCATCATCCAACATTACAGCGCCGTCCTCAATCCGACCGCGCTTGGTCTGGAGGTGGACGCCTTTGTGCAAGTCACCATGCGCCGCGATGTGGAGCAATGGCATGAAAATTTCACGCTTGCTTTACAAAGCTGGCCCGAAGTCGTCGGCTCTTACATCATCACGGGCGATGCTAATTATCTATTGCGGGTAAAAGCCCGTAATCTCAAACACTATTCCTCGTTTGTGCTGGAGCGACTGTATAAGACTACGGGCGTATTAGATATTCGCTCAAATATTGTGCTGCAAACTTTGAAGGACACCAGCGAGATTGCGGTTGATCTGCTGCAGTCAGAGAAGTAGCGAATTTGATGGCGCCATATGGTGATTTACAGATCGTGACCTACAGATTGTGATCGATCTAGGGCTAAATACTCAGGCACCCAACCAAGGCAAGCCTTTCTGGCACCAGCCGCCCAGCGTTTTGCGATGACCTTCGCTGTCTTTATCGCCTTCAAATCCTTCCAAGATATCAAAGCATGCGACGTAGCCGTTTTCAGTGGCGAGTTTTGCGGCATGGCGTGAGCGTACGCCGGACCTGCATAGGAAAAGGATAGTGGTATTTTTGTCTGCCGTTACCTTGGTTAATTCAGTCAAAAAGTCAGGATTGGGATTGCCGCCCGGATAGGTACTCCATTGCACGGTATGGTGTTGAGCATCGGGTAGTTTGACGCGACCAATCCAGTCTCTTTCTGCATTGGTGCGGACATCAACCAGTAAGACGTTGATATCGCTTGCTAACAGCGCAAAAGCCTCTTCCGGAGTGACCGCTCCTGCGTACGGCAGACTTTGTTCTTGTCCGCGTTGGCGGGCTGACGTGAGTAATGTAAGAGTTGTGCTTGTCATGATATTGAGCCTTGGTGTAAATCGTTCAACTTCAACAATGGATGTACTAAACCAGATTATGTACCGCTGGTTTGAGAACGAACGCTATGTTAACTGAGCAGAGTAATAAATTTTGATCATGCTTCATGCGGGTGCAATTTTAAGTATTTTTTATAAAAAAGCGTTAATTTGGTGCGCTTATGATTTTATGTTTTAATTTGGTGCAAAATTTGTTAGATGAATATGTCTTGTTTGATCATGTTGTCAGAAAATTTTTAGAAAAAACAAAGATTTAGCATCTTCAGTCACCGCAATTTCTTTCCCTAAATGGTGGCACGGATTCTGCTATTATCGATTGCGAGTTGCATTATTGACTTGGTGCAGAAGGTTTTTATCTGTTGTAGCGTGTTTTAGTGTGTTTAGGCTGCTGTCGTTTTTCTGGCGCGGCTTCTTATAGAATAACAACGCAATGATAGACGCAAAGAAGAATGCACCATTTCAAGGTGTCAGTTAAGAATTGGCTTAGTTGATTGATAGTTAATCGGTAGGAATTTAGCGGTAAGAATTTAGCGGTAGTAAGTTAGCCGAACTAAGTTAACCGTTATTCAGTCGATGGTTGGTCGATAGTTGGCAAGATAGCTCAGCATTTTCCGAATTTATTTTTAGCTTTATTTGAGGAGTTTCACATGGCAATGACAGCCGCAGAAGTCTTGAAAATGGCGAAAGACAACGAAGTTAAATTTGTTGATTTTCGCTTTGCAGATACAAGAGGCAAAGAACAGCACGTCACGGTTCCAGTTTCCCAGTTCAGTATGGATAAATTCGAATCCGGTCACGCGTTCGACGGTTCGTCAATCGCAGGCTGGAAAGGGATTGAAGCATCCGATATGTTGTTGATGCCGGACCCTGCTACTGCCAACATTGATCCGTTCATGGAAGAAACAACATTGTTTATGCAATGTGACGTGATCGAGCCGACAGATGGCAAAGGTTATGACCGTGATCCACGCTCCATCGCCAAGCGCGCTGAAGCCTATTTGAAATCCTCCGGTATTGGCGATGCCGCCTACTTTGGTCCAGAACCAGAATTTTTCATCTTTGACAGCGTACGCTGGAAAATCGATATGTCCGGCTGCTTCGTGAAGATTGATTCCGAGGAAGCATCATGGACTACAGGCGAAAAACTCGAAGGTGGCAATACTGGCCATCGTCCGACAGTTAAAGGCGGTTACTTCCCAGTGCCACCAGTCGACAGCTTCCAGGACATGCGTTCTGAAATGTGCTTGATCCTGGAGTCTCTGGGCATTCCAGTTGAAGTGCATCACCACGAAGTTGCTGGCGCTGGTCAAAACGAAATTGGTACTAAATTCTCTACTCTGGTAGAGCGCGCTGACTGGACACAAAACCTGAAATACGTTGTATGGAACGTGGCGCACACCTACGGTAAGACAGCGACTTTCATGCCAAAACCTATCGTTGGCGATAACGGATCTGGTATGCACGTCCACCAATCCGTATGGAAAGAAGGTACCAACCTGTTTGCTGGTGACGGCTATGCTGGTTTGTCTGACTTTGCTCTGTACTACATCGGCGGCATTATCAAGCATGCACGCGCTTTGAATGCGATTACTAACCCAGGTACTAACTCCTACAAGCGTTTGGTTCCAGGTTACGAAGCACCTGTAAAACTGGCTTACTCTGCTAAAAACCGTTCTGCTTCTATCCGTATTCCTTACGTATCGAATCCAAAAGGTCGTCGTGTTGAAGCACGTTTCCCAGATCCACTGGCTAACCCATACCTGGCATTCTCTGCCTTGTTGATGGCTGGTTTGGACGGCGTTCAAAACAAGATACATCCAGGTGAAGCAGCATCTAAAGATCTGTACCATTTGCCACCAGAAGAAGACGCGTTGATCCCAACAGTCTGCCATTCATTGGAACAAGCATTAGAAGCGCTGGACAAAGACCGTGAGTTCTTAACACGCGGTGGCGTATTCAGCGACAGTATGATTGATGCTTACATTGAACTGAAAATGCAAGATGTACAGCGCATGCGTATGACCACGCATCCTGCTGAGTTTGATATGTACTACTCTTTGTAATCGGGTACATGCCAATTCAAGCTAATTAAAGCAATTAGCAACGAAGCCAAAAGCGGAGAAATTTCTCCGCTTTTTTTATGTCTTTTTAGCTTAAGTAGGACGAAATTTCTCTTACTTCAAAAATATACTCACTATGGGTATATTTTTATTGTCCATATAAAGTATGGACAATCGACTATAAATTAAGAAAATAAGAGGGAGTATTTAAAAAATACCTCTTTATCGATATGCTGATAACTTAAATGTCATGTTTATTAAGTAATTTATTGTAAGCATTTACAGATGGTAATTGTGCTGGGCGCTTGCTTGGAATACACTAAAGACGTTATTGACTGACCTATAGATAAAATGAATCGACTATTGAGTGGCCTAGCTTTACTGGCAGTTTTTTTTGCACCGTCCGCACATGCAGATGCGGATGTGTTTTTGTGCGTCGATGCTAATGGCAATAAAGAGTACAAAAACACTGGCGAAACTAAAGGTTGCAAGCGAGTTGAGTTGCCCGGCATTACAGTCGTCCCTGCGCCAGCATTTATGGGGACAAAAAAAACAGCGTCAAAATCAGCATCCTCACCTTCGGATTTCCCCAAGGTAGATGAGAGTACTCAGAAAGCACGTGACTCTGATCGAAAACAAATTCTGCAAGATGAGTTAAAAACGGAAGAGCAAAAATTAGCTGCATTGAAAAAAGATTATAACAACGGTGAGCCAGAACGACGTGGTGATGAGCGAAATTATGCCAAGTATCAAGAGCGCACTAATATGATGAAAGACGATATTAGCCGCACCGAAAAAAACATCGAAGCACTGAAACGAGAGCTCAGTAATTTAAAATAAAGAGCCGGTGTCTGAATAAAAAGACATTTCAGGCATGATGCTTGCGTAACAAGGTCGCACTAGGCGGCCTTTTTTTATGGACTATCTTGAAAACACCAATGACCTCTTTTGCTGGACTCGATTTGCTGACCTCGGCCGTCATTGTGCTGGATGCAGATAGTTATATTTTATATGCCAATGCGTCGGCAGAGAGTTTGCTAGAGAATTCACTCAAGGCCTTAAATCAACAAAAATTAAGTGATTTGTTTTTAAACGGTAATGAGCTGTTAGAAGTATTTGATCAGGCAGTCGCACATCAGTTCGGGGACAAGCGCCAAGATTTAACTCTGGTGCGGGCGGGCAAAGATCCATTGCATGTACACAGTATTGTCACTGCATTGGACAATCCCGATAATCCGGTATTAATCGAGTTGCGCGAGAACGTACAACAGCTCAAGCTGGATCGCGAAGAACGTATGCAAGACCAGAACCGAGCGAATAAAGAATTGATTCGCAATCTGGCCCATGAGATCAAAAATCCCCTCGGCGGCATACGTGGCGCCGCGCAATTACTAGAACTTGAATTGCCCGAGCGTCAGCTAAAAGAGTTGCGCGAATATACCCAGGTCATTATCAAAGAAGCCGATCGTCTGCAGACGTTGGTTGATCGTTTGCTGGCACCGCATCGTTTGCCGCACATCGTTGGCGATGTGAATATTCACGAAGTTTGTGAGCGAGTACGCAGTTTGATTTTTGCTGAATTTCCGCAAGGCTTGAGTATTAAGCGTGATTATGATTTGTCGATTCCTGAGTTCCGCGGCGATCAGGAACAACTGATTCAAACCGTACTCAACATTGCCCACAACGCAGCGCAGGCTTTAAGCGAGCGCATCAAGCGTGGCGATGCCGAGCTGACATTTAAGTCGCGTGTGGTGCGCCAGATTACTATTTCCAAGATACGGTACAGGCTGGCATTAGATTTGCATATCATCGATAACGGACCAGGTATTCCAGCCGAAATCATCGATCGCATTTTTTACCCCTTGGTATCGGGACGTGACGGTGGTAGTGGATTGGGACTGACACTAGCGCAAACTTTTATCG of the Undibacterium sp. 5I1 genome contains:
- a CDS encoding ATP-binding cassette domain-containing protein, translated to MAVISLSNAQLAFGHVALLDHAEFSIETAERVGLIGRNGTGKSSLLKIIAGTSKLDDGLLVMQQGIKIAYVEQEPQFSPDIRVFDAVASGMGEMAALLQEYEELTGQFGGDNDDALMERMHDIQIKLDAADAWSLTNKVETTLDKLNLSADAIMSTLSGGMKKRVALACALVSAPDVLLLDEPTNHLDFSSIQWLEALLRDFKGSVLFITHDRSFLDNVTTRIIELDRGKITSYPGNFTTYQTRKEEQLENEEVENAKFDKFLAQEEVWIRKGVKARRVRDEGRVKRLENLRAQRSVRRDQQGQVKLDVTTGERSGKIVAELENVCKSFGEKVIVTDFSSIIMRGDKIGLIGPNGAGKTSLLKLILGQDEPDSGTIKQGSKLQIAYFDQMRAQLDDEMSLAETISPGSDFVEINGQRKHVMSYLGDFLFAPERARSPVKSLSGGERNRLLLARLFAKPANVLVLDEPTNDLDIDTLELLEELLEDYDGTVFLVSHDRTFLDNVVTQVIVAEGDGQWGEFIGGYSDWERYRNSVPVTKKVKNASPSEVKVEPKVALAAKKKLSYKEQKELDELPAYIAKLEAEQEAITETLADSDFYKNNSSDEVKKLNDRFAEIDEILLVAIDKWDRLGS
- a CDS encoding acyl-CoA dehydrogenase — its product is MAKASFHWDDPLLLSSQLTDDERMVQEAARVYCQEKLAPRVLDAFRNEKTDPAIFREMGELGLLGSTIPTEYGGAGLNYVCYGLVAREVERIDSGYRSMMSVQSSLVMVPINEFGSEAQKQKYLPKLATGEWIGCFGLTEPDHGSDPGSMVTRAKTVPGGYALSGAKMWISNSPIADVFVVWAKTDDGRIRGFILEKGWKGLSAPAIHGKVGLRASITGEIVMDNVFVPEENLMPNVEGLKGPFTCLNSARYGIAWGALGAAEFCWHTARQYTMDRMQFGRPLAANQLIQKKLADMQTEITMALQGCLRLGRMKDEGIASVEITSIMKRNSCGKSLDIARMARDMLGGNGISDEFGVARHLVNLEVVNTYEGTHDIHALILGRAQTGIAAF
- the kynA gene encoding tryptophan 2,3-dioxygenase — encoded protein: MDFKNDMSYGDYLGLNQILSAQHPRSPNHNEMLFIIQHQTSELWIKLMLHELHAVRAQLRAGDLPPAFKMLSRVARIMDQLVHAWDVLATMTPSEYTAIRPYLGNSSGFQSHQYRELEFLLGNKNASLLSVHETNTEAHTSLSDALHAPSIYDEAIMLMARQGFAIDAARLAQDWTLNVEPNESVKTAWLQVYQQPEQHWVLYELAEKLVDMETAFRIWRFRHVTTVERIIGFKVGTGGTAGVSYLRKMLDVVLFPELFALRTAL
- the kynU gene encoding kynureninase, with translation MTTLHRQHCLDLDVQDPLATLREEFDLPKDVIYLDGNSLGAMPKASLTRAQEVIRQEWGNDLIKSWNKAGWFDLPSRLGDMLAPLIGAAPDEVVVTDSTSINLFKALAAALHLQASNPVTADRKVIVTERSNFPTDIYMAEGITRWLDRGYQIKLVDTPDQLAAAIDQTTAVVMLTHANYRSGYLHDMVAVTAHAHAQGALMLWDLAHSAGAVQVELNQAQADFAVGCTYKYLNGGPGAPAFIWVAARHQAAFSHPLSGWWGHTTPFEMAPSFVGTPGIRRALCGTQPIVSLAMVESGLAVFSKTSMAAIRAKSLALTELFIQLVESRCANQSLELVTPRDQARRGSHVSFTHPHGYAVMQALIARGIIGDYREPAIMRFGFTPLYTSFVDVWDAVEGLRDILESQAYELNAERHAVT
- the kynB gene encoding arylformamidase, whose amino-acid sequence is MSASDHQKPQQKNPQIWDISPALQSGMPVWPGDTAYKAEATWQIEAGCPVKVSKISMSTHTGAHCDAPSHYDAAGKAIDQVDLTTYIGACRVIHCIGRQRVEPEHIAAQLAGTPPRVLLRTYFAAPQTEWDDHFPYIAPATIDLLASHGVRLIGIDTPSLDPQDSKTMDCHLAVKKHQMAILEGIVLDAVSAGDYELIALPLKLAGLDASPVRAILRSL
- a CDS encoding Lrp/AsnC family transcriptional regulator; this encodes MQLDATDIKILHYLQTDGRISNQELADKVFLSPSSCLRRVRLLEESGIIQHYSAVLNPTALGLEVDAFVQVTMRRDVEQWHENFTLALQSWPEVVGSYIITGDANYLLRVKARNLKHYSSFVLERLYKTTGVLDIRSNIVLQTLKDTSEIAVDLLQSEK
- a CDS encoding rhodanese-like domain-containing protein codes for the protein MTSTTLTLLTSARQRGQEQSLPYAGAVTPEEAFALLASDINVLLVDVRTNAERDWIGRVKLPDAQHHTVQWSTYPGGNPNPDFLTELTKVTADKNTTILFLCRSGVRSRHAAKLATENGYVACFDILEGFEGDKDSEGHRKTLGGWCQKGLPWLGA
- the glnA gene encoding type I glutamate--ammonia ligase produces the protein MAMTAAEVLKMAKDNEVKFVDFRFADTRGKEQHVTVPVSQFSMDKFESGHAFDGSSIAGWKGIEASDMLLMPDPATANIDPFMEETTLFMQCDVIEPTDGKGYDRDPRSIAKRAEAYLKSSGIGDAAYFGPEPEFFIFDSVRWKIDMSGCFVKIDSEEASWTTGEKLEGGNTGHRPTVKGGYFPVPPVDSFQDMRSEMCLILESLGIPVEVHHHEVAGAGQNEIGTKFSTLVERADWTQNLKYVVWNVAHTYGKTATFMPKPIVGDNGSGMHVHQSVWKEGTNLFAGDGYAGLSDFALYYIGGIIKHARALNAITNPGTNSYKRLVPGYEAPVKLAYSAKNRSASIRIPYVSNPKGRRVEARFPDPLANPYLAFSALLMAGLDGVQNKIHPGEAASKDLYHLPPEEDALIPTVCHSLEQALEALDKDREFLTRGGVFSDSMIDAYIELKMQDVQRMRMTTHPAEFDMYYSL